The region ATTGAGCCTGTGCCATAGTTAGCTCCTCTCTCAAGACACAAACACTGTGTCTTCTAAAAAATGACCATATCAAGGAGATAACCTCCTAAATTCTCCTTTAGAAAATCATTAGCCTAAGGGCAGgtctgtttggggagggggacttAAGTCACATTAAAGATCAAAGCAGTACAGCTCAGACACAGGCTAGCCCCCTCAGATTTGAGCCCCCAAACCGCTCACACCCCATCTACCCCACTGTTCTCTACCATTCAGGGTCTCCCCTCACCCTACAAAAAACCACACAGACACATGCAATTGCTGAATGGGTCCACTCTCTTTATTTCTCTCTTGCAGGAGTCACCGAGCTCCTtgtccaccatcttacccagttgCTTGAACTCTTCGAGAcagtcagttgcattttttggcCTGTGCAGGGGCTGCTTTGAGGAACAAGCCAGCTCCAGGCCTCCCCGGAGACCACTGGCAGCGGTACCAGCCTCGGTAGGTCAGGTACCAGCAGAGGGTTGCGATGGCAGCACCCACCACCTTGTGGCTATATTCATAGAGGTAGACCACGGTGCAAGCCAAGAGGAagttccacaagccaaggagGAGGACATTGAGGAGGAAGATGAGGCGCAAGGGGACACCGGCAGGGTGGCCCTGGGCCAGATAGCGGCGAAAGACCGAGGTCTCCTCCACAATCAGGAGGCAACAGAAGGTCAGGAGGAACGTGTGGCCTGAGACgtcatagccatgccaatggtggcCCTCGTGGAGACACGTCCACTTGTCTGGCAGGTTATTTACCAGGGTGCCCTGAGGCACAGGGTCAAAGCAGTAGCCAGTGAGGTTCTCTATCAGCAAGAAGGTCTCTGTGGCCCCCAGCCAGAGGCCAGCTCCCACCGCCAGGCGGGAAAGGTGGCGTGCTGTGAGTAGGACTCGGCGAGTTGGCAGGTACACAACCAGAAGGATAAAACCGCCCAAGAAAATGCACGTCCAGCCCCAGGCTGACCTGACAAACTTGCTGCGAGGAAGGAAGCaacaggaaag is a window of Tiliqua scincoides isolate rTilSci1 chromosome 5, rTilSci1.hap2, whole genome shotgun sequence DNA encoding:
- the FITM1 gene encoding fat storage-inducing transmembrane protein 1, which codes for MAEGAEPKKPSSLLATAAGWSQALCRGLVYFWSNQWAWLLGVPCLRRAYHLWLAAVVIFGPLLQFYVNPRAIFANHHNFFNIKFVRSAWGWTCIFLGGFILLVVYLPTRRVLLTARHLSRLAVGAGLWLGATETFLLIENLTGYCFDPVPQGTLVNNLPDKWTCLHEGHHWHGYDVSGHTFLLTFCCLLIVEETSVFRRYLAQGHPAGVPLRLIFLLNVLLLGLWNFLLACTVVYLYEYSHKVVGAAIATLCWYLTYRGWYRCQWSPGRPGAGLFLKAAPAQAKKCN